The following proteins come from a genomic window of Paenibacillus spongiae:
- a CDS encoding copper ion binding protein has product MTKQTLQVQGMSCNHCVNSIEGALQEIGAKGKVDLANNTVEISYDENMISFEAVKDAIEEQGYEVV; this is encoded by the coding sequence ATGACGAAACAAACTTTACAGGTACAGGGTATGAGCTGCAATCATTGCGTTAATTCCATTGAAGGCGCGCTTCAAGAGATCGGAGCGAAAGGCAAGGTCGATCTGGCGAACAATACCGTGGAAATATCGTATGACGAGAATATGATTTCCTTCGAAGCCGTGAAAGATGCAATTGAGGAGCAAGGCTACGAAGTCGTCTAA
- a CDS encoding heavy metal translocating P-type ATPase produces the protein MEANATNASKQTTLQLTGMTCAACANRIEKGLSKMEGVVNANVNFALEKASITYDPAVVNRDRMEETIKKLGYGTAKEVVDFTLEGMTCAACATRIEKGLNKLPGVTNATVNFAMETAHVEFSSGEVSVQDMQNKVKQLGYKATTKQDSASAGDHREKEVRRYKMNLLIAGLLSLPLLWSMVGHFSFTSWIYVPDLFMNPWMQLILATPVQFYIGKQFYVGAYKALRNGSANMDVLIALGTSAAFFYSLYLTIDWYLAGASAHHGPALYYETSAVLITLVIMGKLFESLAKGRTSEAIKSLMGLQAKTALVVRDGQELTIPVDEVLTGDIVLVRPGDKIPVDGQVLEGTSSVDESMLTGESLPVEKKAGDTVIGATINKNGMLRIQATKVGKETALAQIIKVVEEAQGSKAPIQRVADVISGIFVPIVVGIAVVAFLVWYFFVTPGDFAEALEKAIAILVIACPCALGLATPTSIMAGSGRAAEIGILFKGGEHLEQTHKVDAIILDKTGTVTKGKPELTDVLTEANEEEFLRLVGAAEKNSEHPLAEAIVTGIQERNIALPGTEVFEAIPGYGIKAVVEGKELLVGTRRLMEKFEVDAKSAYDTMARLEENGKTAMLVAIDGRYAGIVAVADTIKETSQAAVSRLKDMGIQVIMITGDNERTAKAIAAQVGIDHVLAEVLPEGKAEEVKKLQAQGKKVAMVGDGINDAPALATADVGMAIGTGTDVAMEAADVTLMRGDLSSIPDAIYMSRKTMGNIKQNLFWALGYNTLGIPIAAIGLLAPWVAGAAMALSSVSVVLNALRLQRVKVRQSA, from the coding sequence ATGGAAGCCAATGCAACGAATGCAAGCAAGCAAACGACCTTGCAGCTCACGGGCATGACATGTGCTGCTTGTGCGAATCGAATAGAGAAGGGCTTAAGCAAGATGGAAGGCGTCGTTAACGCGAATGTTAACTTCGCTCTGGAGAAAGCCAGCATAACGTACGATCCGGCAGTCGTGAATCGGGACCGCATGGAAGAAACGATCAAGAAGCTGGGTTACGGTACGGCCAAGGAAGTCGTCGATTTCACGCTGGAAGGCATGACCTGCGCTGCTTGCGCGACTCGGATCGAGAAGGGTCTGAACAAATTGCCGGGCGTAACGAATGCAACCGTCAACTTCGCGATGGAGACGGCCCATGTGGAATTCTCCTCGGGTGAAGTATCCGTCCAGGATATGCAGAACAAGGTGAAGCAGCTCGGCTACAAAGCGACTACCAAGCAGGATAGCGCTAGCGCCGGCGACCACCGGGAGAAAGAAGTACGCCGCTACAAAATGAATTTGCTCATCGCGGGGCTGCTCTCGTTACCGCTGCTGTGGAGCATGGTCGGTCACTTCTCCTTCACTTCTTGGATCTATGTGCCGGACCTGTTCATGAACCCATGGATGCAGCTTATTCTGGCGACTCCGGTTCAGTTCTATATCGGTAAACAGTTCTACGTAGGGGCCTACAAGGCGCTCCGTAATGGCAGTGCGAACATGGATGTGCTGATTGCGCTCGGTACCTCGGCCGCCTTCTTCTACAGTCTGTACCTGACGATCGATTGGTATCTCGCCGGTGCGTCTGCGCACCATGGACCTGCTCTGTATTATGAGACAAGTGCAGTCCTGATCACGCTCGTCATCATGGGTAAGCTGTTCGAATCGCTTGCCAAGGGGCGCACATCGGAAGCGATCAAGTCATTGATGGGCCTGCAAGCCAAGACGGCGCTCGTGGTTCGCGACGGTCAAGAGCTGACGATTCCAGTCGATGAAGTGCTCACAGGCGATATCGTGCTCGTTCGCCCAGGGGATAAGATACCTGTAGACGGTCAAGTTCTGGAAGGAACCTCTTCCGTTGACGAATCGATGCTGACAGGCGAGAGCCTTCCGGTTGAGAAGAAAGCCGGCGATACGGTAATCGGAGCAACGATTAATAAGAACGGTATGCTGCGGATTCAAGCTACGAAGGTCGGTAAAGAAACGGCGCTTGCGCAGATCATTAAAGTCGTCGAAGAAGCGCAAGGATCCAAAGCGCCGATTCAACGGGTGGCAGACGTTATTTCCGGCATCTTCGTCCCCATCGTCGTCGGCATCGCGGTTGTCGCATTCCTGGTCTGGTATTTCTTCGTAACTCCCGGCGATTTTGCCGAAGCGCTGGAGAAGGCGATCGCTATTCTCGTTATTGCTTGCCCATGCGCGCTCGGGTTGGCTACCCCGACCTCCATTATGGCGGGATCGGGACGCGCGGCTGAGATCGGCATCCTGTTCAAAGGCGGCGAGCATCTGGAGCAGACGCATAAGGTGGACGCGATTATTCTGGACAAAACAGGCACCGTTACGAAAGGGAAGCCAGAATTAACGGATGTGCTGACAGAGGCTAACGAAGAAGAATTCTTGAGGCTTGTCGGCGCGGCAGAGAAGAATTCCGAGCATCCGCTCGCAGAAGCGATTGTCACGGGGATTCAGGAGCGTAATATTGCGCTGCCGGGGACGGAAGTATTCGAAGCGATTCCCGGTTACGGAATCAAAGCTGTCGTTGAAGGAAAAGAGCTGCTGGTCGGCACGCGCCGCTTGATGGAGAAATTCGAAGTGGATGCGAAGTCTGCTTACGATACGATGGCTCGTCTGGAAGAGAACGGGAAAACGGCGATGCTCGTTGCGATCGACGGACGGTACGCGGGCATTGTAGCGGTAGCCGATACCATTAAAGAAACCTCTCAAGCTGCCGTGAGCCGCCTGAAAGATATGGGCATCCAAGTGATCATGATCACCGGCGACAACGAACGGACGGCGAAAGCAATCGCAGCCCAAGTCGGCATTGACCATGTATTAGCGGAAGTTCTTCCTGAGGGTAAAGCGGAGGAAGTGAAGAAGCTCCAGGCACAAGGCAAGAAGGTCGCCATGGTAGGGGACGGCATCAACGACGCGCCGGCACTTGCAACCGCGGACGTCGGGATGGCAATTGGAACAGGTACGGATGTGGCGATGGAAGCTGCCGATGTGACCCTTATGCGCGGAGATCTGTCGAGCATTCCGGATGCAATCTATATGAGCCGCAAGACGATGGGCAATATTAAGCAGAACTTGTTCTGGGCACTCGGCTACAACACGCTTGGCATACCGATTGCCGCGATCGGACTGCTGGCTCCATGGGTAGCAGGCGCAGCGATGGCGCTAAGCTCGGTATCCGTTGTTCTCAACGCGCTTCGTCTGCAACGTGTTAAAGTTCGTCAATCCGCCTAA
- a CDS encoding ankyrin repeat domain-containing protein codes for MNSTPAYETLDPLFRRAVSAIDAGDVSELERLLAKHPSLIRDRMEYGEGYFRNPYLLWFIAENPIRNDKLPLNIVQVTRSILQAAERERVDSLEYQLDYAISLVCSGRVTRECGVQNDLIDVLVDAGADPQGALIPALAHRELAAVERLLERGARVTLPVAVCTGRMDDVLRLGQVASAGERQVSLTAAALYGQAHSLALVIALGVDLNAYSPPGFHEHATALHHAVDSGSLDAVKVLVEAGADLGIRDRIYQGTPLGWSEHFQHEEIAAYLRVIGEQK; via the coding sequence ATGAACAGCACACCAGCATACGAGACTCTCGACCCGTTATTTCGAAGGGCCGTATCCGCCATTGACGCCGGTGACGTGAGCGAGCTGGAACGGCTCTTGGCCAAGCATCCCAGTCTAATCCGGGATCGTATGGAATATGGGGAGGGATATTTCCGGAATCCCTACCTGCTTTGGTTCATCGCCGAGAATCCGATCCGGAATGACAAGCTGCCCTTGAATATTGTTCAAGTGACACGCTCGATCTTACAGGCAGCAGAGCGAGAGCGTGTGGATAGCCTGGAATATCAACTTGACTACGCCATCTCGCTGGTATGCTCCGGACGTGTTACACGGGAGTGCGGGGTGCAGAATGACCTTATCGACGTGCTCGTCGATGCCGGAGCAGATCCTCAGGGGGCCCTCATCCCGGCCCTCGCACATCGCGAGCTTGCTGCTGTCGAACGGCTTCTCGAACGCGGCGCCAGAGTAACATTACCGGTGGCCGTCTGCACAGGACGGATGGACGACGTCTTGCGACTTGGGCAAGTGGCAAGCGCAGGCGAACGGCAAGTTTCCCTGACCGCTGCCGCCCTCTACGGTCAGGCCCATTCCCTGGCACTCGTAATCGCGCTCGGTGTCGACCTGAATGCTTATAGTCCTCCTGGGTTTCATGAGCACGCGACCGCCCTTCATCATGCAGTAGACTCGGGTTCACTTGACGCGGTCAAGGTGCTCGTTGAAGCCGGCGCCGACCTCGGCATTAGAGATCGCATATACCAGGGAACTCCGCTAGGCTGGTCCGAGCATTTCCAGCACGAGGAGATTGCAGCCTACCTGCGCGTAATAGGAGAACAAAAATAA